Proteins encoded by one window of Superficieibacter sp. HKU1:
- the xerD gene encoding site-specific tyrosine recombinase XerD → MDQDLARIEQFLDALWLERNLAENTLSAYRRDLTMLVEWLHHRELSLERVQHDDLQSLLAERLAGGYKATSSARLLSATRRFFQHLYREKIRADDPSALLASPKLPQRLPKDLSEQQVERLLQTPVTDQPLELRDKAMLEVLYATGLRVSELVGLTMSDISLRQGVVRVIGKGNKERLVPLGEEAVYWLETYLEHGRPWLLNGVSIDVLFPSQRAQQMTRQTFWHRIKHYAQLAGIDSEKLSPHVLRHAFATHLLNHGADLRVVQMLLGHSDLSTTQIYTHVATERLRQLHQQHHPRA, encoded by the coding sequence ATGGATCAGGATCTTGCACGTATAGAACAGTTTCTGGATGCGCTCTGGCTGGAGCGCAACCTGGCGGAGAATACGCTCAGCGCCTATCGACGCGATCTGACGATGCTGGTGGAATGGCTGCATCACCGCGAATTATCGCTCGAACGCGTGCAGCATGACGATCTTCAGTCGTTGCTGGCGGAGCGCCTGGCGGGCGGTTATAAAGCCACCAGTTCCGCACGGCTGCTGAGCGCCACGCGGCGGTTTTTTCAGCATCTGTACCGTGAAAAAATCCGTGCGGACGATCCCAGCGCGCTGCTGGCGTCGCCAAAGCTGCCGCAGCGGCTGCCAAAAGATTTATCCGAGCAGCAGGTTGAACGTCTGCTGCAAACGCCCGTTACCGATCAGCCGCTGGAGCTGCGCGATAAAGCCATGCTGGAAGTGCTGTACGCCACCGGACTGCGCGTCTCTGAGCTGGTAGGGCTGACCATGAGCGATATCAGCCTGCGGCAGGGCGTGGTACGGGTGATCGGTAAAGGCAATAAAGAGCGGCTGGTGCCGCTCGGCGAAGAAGCGGTGTACTGGCTGGAAACGTATCTTGAACACGGGCGGCCCTGGCTGTTAAACGGCGTCTCCATTGACGTCCTGTTTCCCAGTCAGCGCGCGCAGCAGATGACGCGCCAGACCTTCTGGCATCGCATTAAGCATTACGCGCAGCTTGCTGGTATCGACAGCGAAAAACTGTCGCCGCACGTGCTGCGCCATGCCTTTGCCACCCATTTACTTAATCACGGCGCGGATTTGCGCGTCGTGCAAATGCTACTGGGCCACAGCGATCTTTCGACGACGCAAATTTATACCCATGTAGCCACTGAACGCTTACGGCAGTTACATCAGCAGCATCATCCGCGCGCGTGA
- a CDS encoding MurR/RpiR family transcriptional regulator has protein sequence MFTHAAIVTLNNLEMKVYHYVIKNRDAVMYMTIRELADAAEVSTTTVLRFCRKLNCEGYSEFRVRFKLYLEQNEPQRPDFGASEIISFFKSVNNDEFDKLLDRAVDIILSSERIIFVGAGTSGSLAKYGARFFSNVGKFSNHIDDPYFPVTNDMAKNALAIVLSVSGETEEILRFASQFSLHHCKVLSITSHEQSRLAKLADFNLSWHVSQTRIGGVYDITTQVPVIYILEALGRKLAKKLP, from the coding sequence ATCTTCACCCACGCCGCGATCGTCACGCTTAACAATCTTGAGATGAAGGTCTATCACTACGTTATCAAAAACCGTGACGCGGTAATGTATATGACCATTCGCGAACTGGCGGATGCGGCGGAGGTTTCAACGACTACGGTGCTGCGCTTTTGTCGCAAGCTCAATTGCGAGGGTTACTCAGAATTTCGCGTGCGTTTTAAACTCTATCTTGAGCAGAACGAACCGCAGCGGCCTGATTTTGGGGCCAGCGAAATTATCAGCTTTTTTAAAAGCGTTAATAATGACGAGTTTGATAAATTACTGGATCGTGCGGTCGATATTATTCTCTCCTCAGAACGAATAATATTCGTCGGCGCAGGCACCTCTGGCTCGCTGGCAAAATATGGCGCGCGATTCTTTTCAAACGTCGGAAAATTCAGTAACCATATTGACGATCCTTATTTCCCGGTCACCAATGACATGGCGAAAAATGCGCTGGCAATTGTATTGTCAGTATCCGGCGAAACGGAGGAGATCCTGCGCTTTGCCAGCCAGTTCAGCCTGCACCACTGTAAGGTGCTTTCCATTACCAGCCATGAACAGTCGCGACTGGCAAAACTGGCAGATTTTAATCTCTCCTGGCATGTATCCCAGACGCGGATCGGTGGCGTCTATGATATTACGACCCAGGTTCCGGTCATTTATATTCTGGAGGCGTTGGGTAGAAAGCTGGCAAAAAAACTGCCGTGA
- the fldB gene encoding flavodoxin FldB, whose protein sequence is MNIGLFYGSSTCYTEMAAEKIRDIIGPELVTLHNLKDDSPALMEQYDVLILGIPTWDFGEIQEDWEAIWDRLGTLNLKDKPVALYGMGDQLGYGEWFLDALGMLHDQLTMNGVKFIGYWPTEGYEFTSPKPVIADGKLFVGLALDETNQYDLSDERIQTWCEQILMEMAEQFS, encoded by the coding sequence ATGAACATTGGTCTTTTTTACGGTTCCAGCACCTGCTACACCGAGATGGCAGCAGAAAAAATTCGCGACATTATCGGGCCGGAACTGGTCACGCTACACAACCTGAAAGATGATTCTCCCGCGCTGATGGAGCAGTACGATGTCCTTATTCTGGGCATTCCAACCTGGGATTTCGGCGAAATTCAGGAAGACTGGGAAGCCATCTGGGATCGGCTCGGCACGCTCAACCTGAAGGACAAACCCGTTGCCCTTTATGGTATGGGCGATCAGCTGGGCTATGGCGAATGGTTCCTTGACGCGCTTGGTATGCTCCACGATCAACTGACGATGAATGGCGTGAAGTTCATCGGCTACTGGCCCACTGAAGGCTACGAATTCACCAGCCCAAAACCGGTTATCGCCGACGGCAAACTGTTCGTTGGTCTGGCGCTGGATGAAACCAATCAATACGATCTCAGCGATGAGCGCATCCAGACGTGGTGCGAGCAGATCCTTATGGAGATGGCAGAGCAGTTCTCCTGA
- the ygfZ gene encoding tRNA-modifying protein YgfZ produces MAFTPFPPRQPSASARLPLTLMTLDDWALATITGADSEKYLQGQVTADVATLTEHQHLLAAHCDAKGKMWSNMRLFHHAGGFAWIERRSLRDAQLTELKKYAVFSKVTIAADDESVLLGIAGFQARAALANLFSELPDADKQVTTEGETSLLWFAHPDERFLLVTDAATAQRVTEALRGEAQLNNSQQWLALNIEAGLPVIDAANSGQFIPQATNLQALGGISFKKGCYTGQEMVARAKFRGANKRALWSLAGQASRVPEAGEDLELQMGENWRRTGTILAAVQLDDGRLLVQAVMNNDMEPDSVFRVRDDVNTLHIEPLPYSLEES; encoded by the coding sequence ATGGCTTTTACTCCATTTCCTCCGCGCCAGCCTTCCGCCTCCGCGCGTCTGCCGCTGACGCTTATGACGCTTGATGACTGGGCGCTGGCGACCATTACCGGCGCGGATAGCGAAAAATATTTACAGGGTCAGGTAACGGCTGACGTGGCTACCCTGACGGAACATCAGCATCTGCTGGCCGCGCATTGCGATGCCAAAGGCAAGATGTGGAGTAACATGCGTCTTTTCCACCACGCCGGAGGCTTTGCGTGGATTGAGCGCCGCAGCCTGCGCGATGCCCAGCTTACCGAACTGAAAAAGTACGCGGTGTTTTCTAAAGTAACCATCGCCGCTGATGATGAGTCCGTGCTTTTAGGTATTGCCGGATTCCAGGCCCGCGCGGCCCTGGCGAATTTATTCAGTGAATTACCGGACGCTGATAAACAGGTCACGACAGAGGGCGAGACATCACTGCTGTGGTTTGCGCATCCTGACGAGCGTTTCCTGCTGGTGACCGATGCGGCAACGGCGCAGCGTGTTACCGAGGCCCTGCGTGGCGAAGCGCAATTGAATAACAGCCAACAGTGGCTGGCGCTGAATATTGAAGCCGGGCTGCCGGTGATTGACGCGGCCAACAGCGGGCAGTTTATTCCGCAGGCCACTAACTTGCAGGCGCTGGGCGGCATCAGCTTTAAAAAAGGCTGCTATACCGGGCAGGAAATGGTTGCCCGCGCCAAATTCCGCGGCGCGAACAAACGCGCGCTGTGGTCGCTGGCAGGCCAGGCCAGCCGCGTTCCGGAAGCCGGGGAAGATCTGGAGCTGCAAATGGGCGAGAACTGGCGCCGCACCGGCACCATCCTGGCTGCCGTACAGCTTGACGATGGACGCCTGCTGGTTCAGGCGGTGATGAATAACGATATGGAGCCGGACAGCGTTTTCCGCGTGCGCGATGACGTGAACACCCTGCATATTGAGCCGCTGCCGTATTCGCTGGAAGAAAGCTGA
- a CDS encoding SDR family oxidoreductase — MGIALVTGASRGIGRATALQLAGEGYTLAVNYHHNIQAATGVVEAITEQGGRAFAVRADVSDESQVMAMFDAIDRTGEPLIALVNNAGILFQQCTVEELDASRINRVLATNVTGYFLCCREAVKRMSHRHGGPGGAIVNVSSAASRLGAPGEYVDYAASKGAVDTLTTGLALEVAAQGIRVNGVRPGLIYTGMHASGGEPGRVDRVKSALPMQRGGQPEEVAQAIVWLLSEKASYVTGSFLELAGGK, encoded by the coding sequence ATGGGCATTGCACTTGTGACCGGCGCCAGCCGGGGGATTGGACGCGCGACCGCGTTGCAGCTGGCGGGTGAGGGCTATACGCTAGCGGTAAATTATCATCACAATATTCAGGCGGCGACCGGGGTTGTCGAGGCGATAACTGAGCAGGGCGGCCGCGCGTTCGCTGTGCGTGCGGATGTCAGCGATGAATCACAGGTGATGGCAATGTTTGACGCCATTGACCGCACGGGCGAGCCGCTGATCGCGCTGGTGAATAACGCGGGAATTTTGTTTCAGCAGTGTACGGTTGAGGAGCTTGATGCCAGCCGCATCAACCGCGTGCTGGCGACGAATGTGACAGGCTACTTTCTCTGCTGTCGTGAGGCGGTAAAGCGGATGTCGCACCGGCACGGCGGGCCGGGTGGGGCGATTGTTAACGTCTCCTCCGCCGCATCGCGGCTGGGTGCACCGGGTGAATATGTCGATTACGCCGCCTCTAAAGGGGCGGTGGATACGTTAACCACCGGTTTGGCGCTGGAAGTGGCGGCGCAGGGCATTCGGGTTAACGGTGTGCGACCCGGATTGATTTATACCGGGATGCACGCCTCCGGCGGCGAGCCGGGGCGCGTGGACCGGGTAAAATCGGCGCTACCGATGCAGCGCGGTGGCCAGCCGGAAGAGGTGGCGCAGGCGATAGTCTGGCTGCTGAGTGAGAAAGCGTCGTATGTGACGGGAAGTTTTCTTGAACTGGCGGGTGGGAAATAG
- a CDS encoding hemolysin III family protein, translating to MVRKPSMTQGYSLAEEIANSISHGIGLVFGIVGLVLLLVQAVDSNASATAITSYSLYGGSMILLFLASTLYHAIPHQRAKLWLKKFDHCAIYLLIAGTYTPFLLVGLDSPLARGLMIVIWSLALLGILFKLTIAHRFKVLSLVTYLAMGWLSLVVIYEMAVKLAAGSVTLLAAGGIVYSLGVIFYVCKRIPYNHAIWHGFVLGGSVCHFLAIYLYIGKV from the coding sequence ATGGTTCGTAAGCCGTCAATGACGCAGGGATATTCACTGGCAGAGGAAATTGCCAACAGCATCAGCCACGGTATCGGACTGGTGTTTGGTATTGTCGGACTGGTGTTGTTGCTGGTGCAGGCGGTGGACAGCAATGCCAGCGCGACGGCGATCACCAGTTACAGCCTGTACGGCGGGAGTATGATCCTGCTTTTCCTGGCCTCAACCCTTTACCACGCCATTCCCCATCAGCGGGCTAAGCTATGGCTAAAAAAATTCGACCACTGTGCGATCTATCTGCTGATTGCCGGAACCTATACGCCTTTCCTGCTGGTAGGCCTGGATTCACCGCTGGCGCGCGGGCTGATGATCGTCATCTGGAGCCTGGCGCTGCTGGGCATTTTGTTCAAACTGACCATTGCGCATCGCTTTAAGGTCTTATCGCTGGTGACCTATCTGGCGATGGGCTGGCTGTCGCTGGTAGTGATTTATGAAATGGCGGTCAAACTGGCGGCAGGCAGCGTCACGCTGTTGGCGGCGGGCGGGATTGTTTACTCGCTGGGGGTAATTTTCTACGTTTGCAAGCGCATTCCCTACAACCACGCGATCTGGCACGGCTTCGTGCTGGGCGGCAGCGTCTGTCACTTTCTGGCGATTTATTTGTATATCGGCAAGGTGTAA
- a CDS encoding protein YgfX, which translates to MVLWQSDLRVSWRSQWLSLLLHGVVAALVLLMPWPLSYLPLWLLLLSLVVFDCVRSQRRINACQGEIKLMMNSRLRWQGQEWEITGAPWMLKSGMMLRLRKLGSRRRQHLWLAADSMESGEWRDLRRMLMQQPARR; encoded by the coding sequence GTGGTCCTGTGGCAATCTGATTTACGCGTCTCGTGGCGCTCACAGTGGCTATCGCTTCTGCTTCATGGCGTGGTCGCCGCTCTGGTTTTACTCATGCCGTGGCCGTTAAGCTACCTGCCGCTATGGCTGCTGCTGCTGTCGCTGGTGGTATTTGACTGCGTGCGTAGCCAACGGCGTATCAACGCCTGCCAGGGGGAAATCAAACTGATGATGAATTCCCGGCTGCGCTGGCAGGGTCAAGAATGGGAAATTACCGGCGCACCCTGGATGCTGAAAAGCGGCATGATGCTGCGACTACGTAAGTTGGGTAGCCGTCGGCGACAGCACCTGTGGCTGGCAGCGGACAGCATGGAAAGCGGTGAATGGCGCGATCTGCGCCGGATGCTAATGCAACAGCCAGCGCGGCGTTAA
- the recJ gene encoding single-stranded-DNA-specific exonuclease RecJ, producing the protein MKQPIQLRRREVDETADLPADLPALLRRLYASRGVKGAQDLERSVKGMLTWQQLTGVEKAVDMLYNALREGLRIVVVGDFDADGATSTALSVLALRALGCESVAYLVPNRFEDGYGLSPEVVDQAHARGAQMIMTVDNGISSITGVDRAHALGIPVLVTDHHLPGDTLPDAEAIVNPNLRDCDFPSKSLAGVGVAFYLMLALRAHLRDRGWFETRGIAAPNLAELLDLVALGTVADVVPLDANNRILTWQGLNRIRAGKCRPGIKALLEISRREPHRLAASDLGFALGPRLNAAGRLDDMSVGVALLLCENIAEARVLASELDALNQTRKEIEQGMQIEALALCEKLERSREALPGGLAMYHPEWHQGVVGILASRIKERFHRPVIAFAPAGDGTLKGSGRSIAGLHMRDALERLDTLYPELIIKFGGHAMAAGLSLDETRFDEFQQRFGELITEWLDPALLQGEVVSDGPLSPDDMTLEIAEMLRDAGPWGQMFPEPLFDGRFRLLQQRIVGERHLKVMVEPVGGGPLLDGIAFNVDTSCWPDNGVREVELAYKLDINEFRGNRSLQIIIDHIWPL; encoded by the coding sequence GTGAAACAACCGATACAACTACGCCGCCGCGAGGTGGATGAAACAGCGGATCTTCCCGCCGACCTGCCTGCGCTATTGCGGCGGCTCTACGCCAGCCGTGGCGTGAAAGGGGCGCAGGATCTGGAGCGAAGCGTCAAAGGTATGCTGACCTGGCAGCAACTGACCGGCGTTGAGAAAGCGGTCGATATGCTCTACAACGCGCTTCGCGAAGGGTTGCGTATCGTCGTGGTCGGCGACTTTGACGCCGACGGCGCGACCAGCACCGCGCTTAGCGTACTGGCGCTGCGGGCGCTGGGCTGCGAAAGCGTGGCGTATCTGGTGCCGAACCGTTTTGAGGATGGATACGGCCTGAGTCCGGAGGTGGTCGATCAGGCGCATGCCCGTGGCGCGCAGATGATCATGACCGTGGATAACGGGATCTCTTCCATCACCGGGGTCGATCGGGCGCATGCGCTGGGGATCCCGGTACTGGTCACCGATCACCATCTGCCCGGCGACACGCTCCCGGACGCCGAAGCGATCGTTAACCCCAACCTGCGCGACTGCGATTTTCCGTCGAAATCACTGGCGGGCGTTGGCGTGGCGTTTTATCTGATGCTGGCCCTGCGTGCCCATTTACGCGATCGGGGCTGGTTTGAGACGCGCGGCATTGCGGCACCGAATCTGGCCGAACTGCTGGATCTGGTGGCGCTCGGCACGGTGGCGGATGTGGTGCCGCTTGATGCGAATAACCGCATTCTCACCTGGCAGGGCCTGAATCGCATTCGTGCCGGTAAATGCCGTCCTGGTATTAAAGCGCTGCTGGAGATATCCCGCCGTGAACCGCACCGCTTAGCCGCCAGCGACTTAGGCTTTGCACTCGGCCCACGGCTGAACGCCGCCGGACGGCTCGACGATATGTCGGTCGGCGTGGCGCTGCTGCTGTGCGAGAACATCGCCGAGGCCCGCGTGCTGGCAAGCGAACTCGACGCGCTTAACCAGACGCGTAAAGAGATCGAGCAGGGGATGCAAATCGAAGCGCTGGCGCTGTGCGAAAAGCTGGAGCGCAGCCGTGAGGCTTTGCCCGGTGGGCTGGCGATGTATCATCCCGAATGGCATCAGGGGGTGGTGGGTATTCTGGCCTCGCGGATCAAAGAGCGTTTTCACCGCCCGGTGATTGCCTTTGCACCTGCGGGAGACGGCACCCTGAAAGGCTCAGGGCGTTCCATTGCCGGTCTGCATATGCGCGACGCGCTGGAGCGTCTGGATACCCTCTACCCGGAGCTGATCATTAAGTTCGGTGGTCATGCGATGGCGGCGGGGCTTTCCCTTGATGAGACGCGCTTTGACGAATTTCAGCAGCGCTTTGGCGAACTGATTACCGAGTGGCTCGATCCGGCATTATTGCAGGGCGAGGTGGTTTCCGACGGTCCGCTTTCGCCCGACGATATGACGCTGGAAATTGCCGAAATGCTGCGTGATGCCGGCCCGTGGGGACAAATGTTCCCGGAGCCGCTGTTTGACGGACGTTTTCGCCTGCTGCAACAGCGCATTGTGGGTGAACGTCACCTGAAAGTGATGGTTGAGCCGGTCGGCGGCGGTCCGCTGCTGGACGGCATTGCGTTTAATGTCGATACCTCCTGCTGGCCGGATAACGGCGTGCGCGAGGTTGAACTGGCTTACAAACTCGATATTAACGAGTTTCGCGGCAACCGCAGCCTGCAAATTATCATCGATCATATCTGGCCACTGTAG
- a CDS encoding 6-phospho-beta-glucosidase, whose translation MKKLTLPKDFLWGGAVAAHQVEGGWDRGGKGPSICDVLTGGAHGVPREITGQVVPGKYYPNHEAVDFYSHYKEDIKLFAEMGFKCFRTSIAWTRIFPKGDELEPNEEGLQFYDDVFDELLKYNIEPVITLSHFEMPLHLVQQYGGWTNRKVVDFFVRFAEVVFERYKNKVKYWMTFNEINNQRNWRAPLFGYCCSGVVYTDHDNPEETMYQVLHHQFVASALAVKAARRINPAMQVGCMLAMVPLYPFSCKPEDVMYAQASMRERYVFTDVQLRGYYPSYVLNEWERRGFTIAMEAGDEQILREGTCDYLGFSYYMTNAVKADGGSGDAISGFEGSVPNPHVKASDWGWQIDPVGLRYALCELYERYQKPLFIVENGFGAYDKVEADGSINDDYRIDYLRAHVEEMVKAVTHDGVDLMGYTPWGCIDCVSFTTGQYSKRYGFIYVNKHDDGTGDMSRSRKKSFAWYQGVIASNGENL comes from the coding sequence ATGAAAAAATTAACGTTACCAAAAGATTTTCTGTGGGGCGGCGCGGTGGCCGCACATCAGGTTGAGGGCGGCTGGGATCGGGGCGGAAAAGGCCCCAGCATTTGCGACGTGCTGACCGGCGGCGCGCACGGCGTTCCGCGTGAGATCACCGGGCAGGTGGTGCCGGGCAAATACTATCCGAATCACGAAGCGGTGGACTTCTACAGCCATTACAAAGAGGACATCAAACTCTTTGCCGAAATGGGCTTCAAATGCTTCCGCACCTCTATTGCCTGGACGCGTATTTTCCCAAAGGGCGATGAGCTGGAGCCAAATGAAGAAGGTTTGCAGTTTTACGATGATGTATTTGATGAACTGCTTAAATACAACATTGAGCCGGTGATCACCCTTTCCCATTTTGAGATGCCGCTGCACCTGGTGCAGCAGTACGGCGGCTGGACCAACCGGAAGGTGGTGGATTTCTTTGTTCGCTTCGCGGAAGTGGTTTTCGAGCGCTACAAAAACAAGGTCAAATACTGGATGACCTTCAACGAAATCAATAACCAGCGTAACTGGCGCGCGCCGCTGTTTGGCTACTGCTGTTCCGGCGTCGTCTATACCGACCACGACAATCCCGAAGAGACCATGTATCAGGTGCTGCATCACCAGTTTGTTGCCAGCGCGCTGGCGGTGAAGGCGGCGCGGCGCATTAATCCGGCGATGCAGGTCGGCTGCATGCTGGCAATGGTGCCGCTGTACCCCTTCTCCTGTAAGCCGGAAGACGTGATGTACGCGCAGGCATCAATGCGCGAACGTTATGTCTTCACCGACGTGCAGCTGCGCGGCTACTATCCGTCATATGTATTGAATGAATGGGAACGTCGCGGATTTACCATCGCGATGGAAGCAGGTGATGAGCAGATCCTGCGCGAGGGAACCTGTGACTATCTCGGTTTCAGCTATTACATGACCAATGCGGTGAAAGCCGATGGCGGCAGCGGCGATGCCATTTCCGGTTTTGAGGGCAGCGTGCCTAACCCGCACGTCAAAGCCTCCGACTGGGGCTGGCAGATCGATCCGGTCGGCCTGCGCTACGCGCTGTGCGAGCTTTATGAGCGCTATCAGAAACCGTTGTTTATCGTTGAGAACGGCTTTGGCGCGTACGATAAGGTAGAAGCGGACGGCAGCATTAACGATGATTATCGCATCGACTACCTGCGCGCGCATGTGGAAGAGATGGTCAAAGCCGTTACGCACGATGGCGTGGATCTGATGGGCTATACGCCGTGGGGCTGCATTGACTGCGTGTCGTTTACCACCGGACAGTACAGCAAACGCTACGGCTTTATTTACGTCAACAAGCATGATGACGGTACCGGCGATATGTCCCGTTCACGCAAGAAAAGTTTTGCCTGGTATCAGGGCGTGATTGCCAGTAACGGCGAGAATCTTTAA
- the dsbC gene encoding bifunctional protein-disulfide isomerase/oxidoreductase DsbC — protein MKKGLLILSLLTTAFTGMAHADDAAIQQALAKLGVQSTDIQPAPVAGMKTVLTNSGVLYVSDDGKHMIQGPMYDVSGAHPVNVTNQLLMKHLNALEKEMIVYKAPQEKYVITVFTDITCGYCHKLHEEMKDYNALGITVRYLAFPRAGLQSQPEQDMKAIWCAKDRNKAFDDAMNGKGVTPASCDIDIADHYALGVQFGVNGTPAIVLSDGNVVPGYQGPKEMKAFLDEHQKQTSGK, from the coding sequence ATGAAAAAAGGTTTATTGATCCTGTCGCTGCTGACCACGGCGTTTACCGGTATGGCCCACGCTGACGATGCGGCGATCCAACAGGCTCTGGCGAAGCTTGGCGTGCAAAGCACTGATATTCAGCCTGCGCCTGTCGCGGGTATGAAAACCGTTCTGACCAACAGCGGCGTGCTGTATGTGTCCGACGACGGCAAGCACATGATCCAGGGGCCAATGTATGACGTCAGCGGCGCACATCCGGTTAACGTTACCAATCAGCTGTTGATGAAGCACCTGAACGCGCTGGAAAAAGAGATGATCGTCTATAAAGCGCCGCAGGAAAAATACGTCATCACCGTCTTTACCGACATCACCTGCGGCTACTGCCACAAGCTGCATGAAGAGATGAAAGACTACAACGCGCTGGGCATTACCGTGCGCTATCTTGCCTTCCCGCGCGCGGGTCTGCAAAGCCAGCCCGAGCAGGATATGAAAGCTATCTGGTGCGCGAAAGATCGTAATAAAGCGTTCGACGATGCGATGAACGGCAAAGGCGTGACGCCAGCCTCATGCGATATCGATATCGCCGACCATTACGCGCTTGGCGTGCAGTTCGGCGTCAACGGCACGCCCGCTATCGTGTTAAGCGATGGCAATGTCGTGCCGGGCTATCAGGGGCCGAAAGAGATGAAAGCTTTCCTCGATGAGCACCAGAAACAGACCAGCGGTAAATAA
- the sdhE gene encoding FAD assembly factor SdhE, whose protein sequence is MDINNKARIHWACRRGMRELDISIMPFFEYEYDTLSDDDKHLFIRLLECDDPDLFNWLMNHGKPADADLQRMVQLIQTRNRERGPVAI, encoded by the coding sequence ATGGATATTAATAACAAAGCCCGTATCCACTGGGCATGCCGCCGCGGTATGCGCGAACTCGATATTTCCATCATGCCTTTTTTTGAATACGAGTACGACACGCTGAGTGATGATGACAAACATCTCTTCATTCGCCTGCTGGAATGCGACGACCCGGATTTATTTAACTGGTTGATGAATCACGGTAAACCCGCTGACGCAGATCTACAACGCATGGTGCAATTAATTCAAACACGGAATCGGGAACGTGGTCCTGTGGCAATCTGA